From Microbacterium sp. LWH7-1.2:
GCATCCGTGATCAGAAAGAGCTCTTACGACGCGAAGAGGCGCTGCAGGCGCTGCACGCCCTCGAGGAGGGCGTCGTCGCCGAGGGCGTACGACAGGCGCAGGTAGCCGGACGGACCGAAGGCCTCGCCCGGGACCACGGCGACCTCCGCCTTCTCGAGGATGAGATCGGCGAGCTCGAGCGAGGTCGTCGGCGTGACGCCGGCCCACTCGCGGCCGAGGAGGCCACGCACGTCGGGGTACACGTAGAAGGCGCCGAGCGGGGTGGGCACCTGGACGCCGTCGATCTTCGACAGTTCGGCGACGATGAGCTTGCGGCGGCGGTCGAAGGCCAGGCGCATCTGCTCGACCTCGTCCTGCGGGCCGGTCAGCGCCGCCAGCGCCGCGCGCTGCGCGATGTTGTTCACGTTCGAGCACAGGTGCGACTGCAGGTTGCCGGCGATCTTGATCGCGTCCTGGGGGCCGACCATCCAGCCCAGGCGCCAGCCGGTCATCGCGTAGGTCTTCGCGACGCCGTTGACGAGGATCGTCTGGGCCGCAGCATCCGGAACGGCCTCCACGATCGACACCGCGCGCGTGCCCTCGTAGACGAGGTTCTGGTAGATCTCGTCGGAGATGATCCAGATGCCGTGCTCGACGGCCCAGCGGCCGATCGCCTCGGTCTCTTCGAGGGTGTACACCGAGCCGGTCGGGTTCGACGGCGACACGAACACGAGGGCCGTGGTCTTCGCGGTACGGGCGGCCTCGAGCTGCTCGACGGTCACCTTGTAGTCCTGGTCGGCACCGGCGAACACCTCGACGGGGATGCCGTCGGCCAGGGCGATCGCCTCGGGGTAGGTCGTCCAGTACGGCGCCGGCAGCAGCACTTCGTCGCCCGGGTTCACCACGGCCTGGAAGGCCTGGTACACGGCCTGCTTGCCGCCGTTGGTCACGATGATCTGCGACGGGTCGACGTCGAGGCCCGAGTCGCGCAGCGTCTTCGCGGCGATCGCCTCGCGCAGCACCGGAAGCCCGGCGGCGGGCGTGTAGCGGAAGTTCGCGGGGTTGTGCAGCGCCTCGGCGGCGGCGTCCACGATGAACTGCGGCGTCGCGAAATCGGGCTCGCCGGCCGCGTACGAGATCACGGGCCGGCCGGCGGCCTGCAGCGCCTTCGCCTTGGCATCGACCTTGAGGGTCGCGGACTCGGCGATGGCGGAGAGCTTGCGGGAGAGCGGTGCGCGTTCGGTCACGCTTCGAGCGTAGTCGGCGGCTCGCGACGTTTCAGCCGCCGATCGCACACGCGTGGCCCGGCTGTGTGCGCGATCCGGGCGCGACACGACGGAGCGTCCGGTTGGTAAGCGCTCTTCCGGATCGGGCCGTCGCCGGGGTAGCCTGTGCGTCGTGGACGCCTGGATCTGGGGAGCCGTCGTGCTCGCCATCGTGCTCGTCATCGCCGGTGGGATCGCGTGGTGGCTCGCGCGCGGCTGTGTGCTGACGATGATCGGCGCCACGGGTGCGGTCATCGGCGGCGTGATGTCGCTCATCGCGCTGGTGGTGCTGCTCGACCCCGACGTCGGGCTGCGCGTCGCGTTCATCGTGACGGTCGGTTCCGGAGTGTGGCTGCTCGCGTGGGCGCTCGCGGGAGGCATCCGCGGTCAGCGCCTGCTGCGCGCCGAGGAGCGGGCGGCCGGCGCGGCGGCCCCGGTTCCCGTGTCGGTGACGACCGCACACGGTCACTGACCGCTTCGCGCGCCGCGGCTCACGGGCGCACGGTGGACGACGGCATCCACCGAATGGGGGATGCCGTCTCCTGCGGATGACGGCTGGGCGCAGCATCCGTTCCGGGCGACGCTGGAAGCATGCAGACAACAGCGGTGCGGGTGCAGAACCTGCGCAAGACGTACGGCGACCGC
This genomic window contains:
- a CDS encoding pyridoxal phosphate-dependent aminotransferase, whose product is MTERAPLSRKLSAIAESATLKVDAKAKALQAAGRPVISYAAGEPDFATPQFIVDAAAEALHNPANFRYTPAAGLPVLREAIAAKTLRDSGLDVDPSQIIVTNGGKQAVYQAFQAVVNPGDEVLLPAPYWTTYPEAIALADGIPVEVFAGADQDYKVTVEQLEAARTAKTTALVFVSPSNPTGSVYTLEETEAIGRWAVEHGIWIISDEIYQNLVYEGTRAVSIVEAVPDAAAQTILVNGVAKTYAMTGWRLGWMVGPQDAIKIAGNLQSHLCSNVNNIAQRAALAALTGPQDEVEQMRLAFDRRRKLIVAELSKIDGVQVPTPLGAFYVYPDVRGLLGREWAGVTPTTSLELADLILEKAEVAVVPGEAFGPSGYLRLSYALGDDALLEGVQRLQRLFAS